Proteins from one Streptosporangium becharense genomic window:
- the modA gene encoding molybdate ABC transporter substrate-binding protein yields the protein MSRSITAARESRRVVRGLFPTVALAALLAVTGCGAGAGAEGGRPAGAGGGAARTVTVFAAASLTESFTRLGADFEAANPGVDVRFNFGSSATLAQQIVQGAPADVFAAASPATMKTVADASLAANPVVFARNRLEIALPAGNPAKIDDLADLAGPGVKVALCAPQVPCGAAAAKALAAAGLKIVPVTLEQDVKATLTKVTLGEVDAALVYRTDVLAAVGKVQGLPFPEAAQAVNDYPIAALAKAPSGDLAGRFVALVTSPQGRVVLTGAGFETP from the coding sequence ACGGTGGCGTTGGCCGCCCTGCTGGCCGTGACCGGATGCGGTGCGGGCGCCGGAGCCGAGGGCGGGCGCCCGGCCGGTGCCGGCGGGGGAGCGGCCCGCACGGTGACGGTGTTCGCCGCCGCCTCGCTGACCGAGTCCTTCACCCGGCTCGGCGCCGACTTCGAGGCCGCCAACCCGGGCGTGGACGTCAGGTTCAACTTCGGCTCCAGCGCCACCCTGGCCCAGCAGATCGTGCAGGGTGCCCCCGCCGACGTCTTCGCCGCGGCCAGCCCGGCGACCATGAAGACCGTCGCCGACGCCTCCCTGGCGGCGAACCCCGTCGTCTTCGCCCGCAACCGGCTGGAGATCGCCCTGCCCGCGGGCAACCCGGCGAAGATCGACGACCTCGCGGACCTCGCCGGCCCCGGGGTGAAGGTCGCCCTGTGCGCTCCGCAGGTGCCCTGCGGGGCCGCAGCCGCCAAGGCCCTGGCCGCGGCGGGCCTGAAGATCGTCCCCGTCACCCTGGAGCAGGACGTCAAGGCGACCCTCACCAAGGTCACCCTCGGCGAGGTCGACGCGGCCCTGGTCTACCGGACCGACGTCCTCGCGGCGGTGGGCAAGGTGCAGGGACTGCCCTTCCCCGAGGCGGCCCAGGCCGTCAACGACTACCCGATCGCCGCGCTGGCCAAGGCCCCGTCCGGTGACCTGGCCGGCCGCTTCGTCGCCCTCGTCACCTCCCCGCAGGGCAGGGTCGTGCTGACCGGGGCGGGGTTCGAAACGCCGTGA
- a CDS encoding ABC transporter ATP-binding protein, with product MIESRLVVERPGFRLDVELDVAAGEVVALLGPNGAGKTTALRALAGLVPVTGGHIRLDGEPIHDTPADRRPVGMVFQDYLLFPHLSALDNVAFGPRCHGTPKRRARLLAAEWLERVGLAGYAAARPHELSGGQAQRVALARALAVRPRMLLLDEPLAALDAHTRLDIRARLHHHLRDFDGAAVLVTHDPLDAMVLADRLVVVEDGAVVQQGPPPAVARHPRTEYVARLVGLNLYRGEADGHAVRLEGITLNTAESHRGPVFLAFPPTAVALYRTRPDGTPRNLWEAVIGGVERHGDHARVLLGGPLEASADVTAAAVAELDLRPGERVWAALKATETHAYPA from the coding sequence GTGATCGAGAGCAGGCTGGTCGTCGAACGCCCCGGGTTCCGCCTCGACGTCGAACTGGACGTCGCCGCGGGCGAGGTCGTCGCGCTGCTCGGCCCGAACGGCGCGGGCAAGACCACCGCGCTGCGTGCCCTGGCCGGGCTGGTGCCCGTCACCGGCGGGCACATCCGCCTGGACGGGGAACCGATCCACGACACCCCCGCCGACCGGCGTCCCGTCGGCATGGTCTTCCAGGACTACCTGCTGTTCCCGCACCTGTCGGCGCTGGACAACGTGGCCTTCGGGCCGCGCTGCCACGGCACCCCGAAGAGGCGGGCCCGTCTGCTCGCCGCCGAATGGCTGGAGCGGGTCGGCCTCGCGGGGTACGCCGCCGCCCGGCCCCACGAGCTCTCCGGCGGCCAGGCCCAGCGCGTCGCCCTGGCCCGCGCTCTCGCCGTACGGCCCCGGATGCTCCTGCTCGACGAGCCGCTGGCCGCGCTCGACGCCCACACCCGCCTCGACATCCGGGCCCGGCTCCACCATCACCTGCGTGACTTCGACGGCGCCGCCGTCCTGGTCACCCACGACCCGCTGGACGCCATGGTCCTGGCCGACCGGCTCGTCGTCGTGGAGGACGGCGCCGTCGTCCAGCAGGGGCCGCCGCCGGCCGTCGCCCGTCACCCCCGCACCGAGTACGTCGCGCGGCTGGTCGGCCTCAACCTCTACCGGGGGGAGGCCGACGGGCACGCCGTGCGGTTGGAGGGCATCACCCTCAACACGGCCGAGTCGCACCGCGGCCCGGTCTTCCTCGCCTTCCCGCCGACCGCCGTCGCCCTCTACCGCACCCGGCCCGACGGCACCCCGAGGAACCTGTGGGAGGCGGTGATCGGCGGTGTCGAGCGGCACGGCGACCACGCGCGGGTGCTGCTCGGCGGCCCGCTCGAAGCCTCCGCAGACGTCACCGCCGCCGCGGTCGCCGAGCTGGACCTGCGTCCCGGCGAGCGTGTCTGGGCCGCGCTCAAGGCCACCGAGACGCACGCCTACCCCGCCTGA
- a CDS encoding ABC transporter permease, which produces MPWALTVPAVAGLVFLVLPLAGLLVRAPWSTMGERLAEPLVLEALRLSLVTATVATAVCLLFGVPLAWLLARGNLPGRRLVRALVTVPLVLPPVVGGVALLLVLGRNGLAGRWLYETFGVSLPFTTAGVVVAEAFVAMPFLVISVEGALKGADQRFEEAAATLGASRWRVFTRVTLPMVAPGVSAGAVLCWARALGEFGATITFAGNFPGQTQTMPLAVYLALETDPEAAIVLSLVLLAVSVLVLASLRERWAGTS; this is translated from the coding sequence ATGCCCTGGGCGTTGACGGTCCCCGCGGTCGCCGGCCTGGTCTTCCTGGTGCTGCCCCTGGCCGGGCTGCTGGTGCGGGCACCGTGGTCCACGATGGGCGAGCGGCTGGCCGAGCCCCTGGTGCTGGAGGCGCTGCGTCTCTCCCTGGTCACCGCCACCGTCGCGACCGCCGTCTGCCTGCTGTTCGGCGTGCCGCTCGCCTGGCTGCTGGCCCGGGGGAACCTCCCCGGGCGGCGGCTGGTCCGGGCCCTGGTGACGGTGCCGCTGGTGCTGCCGCCGGTGGTGGGGGGCGTCGCGCTGCTGCTGGTGCTCGGCCGTAACGGGCTGGCCGGACGGTGGCTGTACGAGACGTTCGGGGTGTCGTTGCCGTTCACCACGGCCGGTGTCGTGGTCGCCGAGGCGTTCGTGGCCATGCCGTTCCTGGTGATCAGCGTGGAAGGCGCGCTCAAGGGTGCCGACCAGCGGTTCGAGGAGGCCGCGGCGACCCTGGGGGCGTCCCGGTGGCGGGTCTTCACCCGGGTCACCCTGCCGATGGTCGCGCCGGGCGTCTCGGCGGGTGCCGTGCTGTGCTGGGCACGGGCCCTGGGCGAGTTCGGGGCCACGATCACCTTCGCGGGCAACTTCCCGGGTCAGACCCAGACCATGCCGCTGGCCGTCTACCTGGCGCTGGAGACCGACCCGGAGGCCGCGATCGTACTGAGCCTGGTGCTGCTGGCGGTCTCCGTGCTCGTCCTGGCCAGTCTCCGCGAACGCTGGGCGGGCACGTCGTGA